The Meiothermus sp. region AAGGCTAAACCCCATACTGCGTATTTTGTTACCAGACCACTAGAGTCATAGCACCCCCTCTTTTTTCACATCCGAGCCTGGGAATCAAGTAGCACACGAAGGTTGGTATAAGACCCCTGCTCTAGCCGTCCTGTGCTTTCCCCTTTTTGCCCTCACCTGGGTAGTATCTACCCATGACCGCTGCTTTCTCCTTAGCCCAGGTACGCGAGGCCATTCAGCGCTATTTGCTGGAAGCCTTGCCCAAGCCCGAGGCCTACCAGCGCCCTGAACTGGCCGAGTATGCCCGGCTTTTGCGCGACTACCCCGAGCGCGGCGGCAAGATGTTGCGCGGCATGCTGCTGGTCTATACCGGGCTGGCCTATGGGGCCAAACTCGAGGCCCTGCTTCCGGTAGCAGCCGCCCTCGAGCTCTTCCAAAACTGGGCCCTAATCCACGACGATATCGAGGATGCTTCCGAAGAACGGCGGGGTAAGCCCGCCTTGCACAAGCTCTACGGAATGCCCCTGGCGCTGAATGCAGGTGACGCCCTGCACGCCCGGATGTGGGCCATCCTGATCAAGGCCCAGGTGCCCCACACGGTTCTTTCGGAGTTTGTGAAGCTGGTCGAACTGACTGCGCAAGGGCAACACCTCGAGATGACCTGGATGGAGCGCCAGCGCTTCGACCTGCAGGAGGCCGATTATTTGGAGATGGTGGGGCAGAAGGCTGCTTACTACACGGCCGTGGCTCCTCTGCGGCTGGGCGCCCTGGCCGCTGGGGTGGAGCCGCCGGTAGTCTTTGAAGAAGCCGGGATGAAACTGGGGATTGGTTTTCAGATTGTGGATGATGTACTCAACCTCGAGGGCGACCCCGCCAAGTACGGCAAGGAAATCGCAGGCGACCTGTGGGAGGGCAAGCGCACCTTAATCTTGCTGCACTTTTTGCAAAAGGCCGATCCAGACGAGCGGGCACGGGCCGAACACCTGCTGCGCATCCCGCGGGAACAAAAACCCGCTGCCGAGGTGGGCTGGCTGCACGAGCGCCTCTTGCAGTCGGGCGCGGTGGCCTACGCCCAGCGGGCGGCCGAGGCCCTGCTGACGGAAGGGCTGAAGCAACTGGAACCGGTGCTGCTTGAGGCGCCCCAAAAAGATTTCGCTGTGGGGGTGCTGGGGGTACTGCAAAGCCTGGTGCGGCGCGAGGCCTGAAGCGTGTTTTTGCCAGGCCGGTAGTCCAGGCATCGTAATCCAGTCCAGGGTTCACAGTGCTATAAAAAGTATACTAAAGTCCATGGAACCCATGCCCTTCGAGCTCGGGCTCTACACCTTTGTCGAAAATACCCCCGATCCCTATACCGGGCAACTGCAAGCTCCGGCGGAGCGCATGCGCGACTTGCTGGAAACCGCCGAGCTGGCCGAGCAGGTGGGTCTGGACGTGTTTGCGGTGGGTGAGCACCACAGAGAAGAGTATCTCTCGAGCGCCCCCGCAGTTATTCTGGCCGCCATCGCCGCACGCACCCGCCGCATCCGCCTGAGCAGTGCCGTGACGGTGCTCAGCTCCGACGACCCGGTGCGGGTGTTCCAGCAGTTTGCCACGCTCGACCTGCTCTCGCAGGGGCGGGCCGAGATCATGGCCGGGCGGGGTTCTTTCATCGAGTCGTTTCCCCTGTTCGGCTACGATTTGCATGATTACAACGAACTATTCGAGGAAAAACTGCGGCTATTGCTCAAAATTCGCGAGCAGGAGCGGGTAACCTGGAGCGGCAAACACCGGCCTGCGCTCGAGGATCAGCCCATTTACCCCCGCCCCGTGCAGAATCCGCTGCCGGTCTGGGTCGCGGTGGGCGGCACCCCGGCCTCGGTGGTGCGGGCTGCCAGCCTGGGCCTGCCCATGGCCCTGGCCATCATCGGGGGGATGCCGGAGCGTTTTGCCCCCCTCTTCGATCTCTACCGCCAGACCGCCCGCCGCCTGAACCAGAGTCCACAGCCCCTTTCCATCAACGCCCACGGTTTTATCGCCGACGACCCCAAGGAGGCCCTCGAGGTCTCCTACGCCACCAGCAGCCCCATCATGAACCGCATCGGGCGCGAGCGCGGCTGGCCCCCCCAAAGCCGCGCTCAGTACGAGGCCGGCACCAGCCTGCGTGGAGCGCTCTTTGTGGGCAGCCCGGAGCAGATCATCGAGAAAATTCTGTTCCAGCACGAAATCTTCGGACACCAGCGGTTCTTGCTGCAACTGAGCGTGGGCACCGTGCCACACCAGAAAATG contains the following coding sequences:
- a CDS encoding LLM class flavin-dependent oxidoreductase, with protein sequence MEPMPFELGLYTFVENTPDPYTGQLQAPAERMRDLLETAELAEQVGLDVFAVGEHHREEYLSSAPAVILAAIAARTRRIRLSSAVTVLSSDDPVRVFQQFATLDLLSQGRAEIMAGRGSFIESFPLFGYDLHDYNELFEEKLRLLLKIREQERVTWSGKHRPALEDQPIYPRPVQNPLPVWVAVGGTPASVVRAASLGLPMALAIIGGMPERFAPLFDLYRQTARRLNQSPQPLSINAHGFIADDPKEALEVSYATSSPIMNRIGRERGWPPQSRAQYEAGTSLRGALFVGSPEQIIEKILFQHEIFGHQRFLLQLSVGTVPHQKMLRAIELFGTEVAPVVRREIARRAGSVAV
- a CDS encoding polyprenyl synthetase family protein; the protein is MTAAFSLAQVREAIQRYLLEALPKPEAYQRPELAEYARLLRDYPERGGKMLRGMLLVYTGLAYGAKLEALLPVAAALELFQNWALIHDDIEDASEERRGKPALHKLYGMPLALNAGDALHARMWAILIKAQVPHTVLSEFVKLVELTAQGQHLEMTWMERQRFDLQEADYLEMVGQKAAYYTAVAPLRLGALAAGVEPPVVFEEAGMKLGIGFQIVDDVLNLEGDPAKYGKEIAGDLWEGKRTLILLHFLQKADPDERARAEHLLRIPREQKPAAEVGWLHERLLQSGAVAYAQRAAEALLTEGLKQLEPVLLEAPQKDFAVGVLGVLQSLVRREA